In uncultured Draconibacterium sp., a genomic segment contains:
- the ablB gene encoding putative beta-lysine N-acetyltransferase yields MQDKIEKIGKGSIIQHGQLNDRVYLMKLGSRDSPSEIMEEINTLARENKYSKIVCKIPVHAAPVFLSNGFLAEAQIPAFYNDSIAAFFVSKFLNSDRLLDIETEKLNNLSQMLKVQDSITPNGTDYSNVTVRKLEKEDYEQITDIYREVFVTYPFPINNPEYVLKTFQDGTQYFGAESKGKLVALASAEVDEEGKNAEMTDFATLPDQRGKNLSVLLLSALEKSMKEQGITTLYTMARLNSIGMTKTFLKMDYCYSGTLIKNTHIAGKIESLNILYKHI; encoded by the coding sequence ATGCAGGATAAAATTGAAAAAATAGGCAAAGGAAGCATAATTCAGCACGGGCAATTAAACGATCGTGTCTACCTGATGAAATTGGGAAGCAGGGATAGCCCGTCGGAAATTATGGAGGAAATTAATACGCTTGCAAGAGAAAACAAGTACAGTAAAATAGTTTGTAAAATACCGGTGCATGCCGCCCCGGTATTTCTATCCAACGGTTTTTTAGCCGAGGCGCAAATACCGGCGTTTTACAACGACAGCATTGCCGCATTTTTTGTTTCGAAGTTTTTAAATTCCGACAGGCTTTTAGATATTGAAACAGAAAAGCTAAACAACCTTAGCCAGATGCTAAAGGTGCAGGATTCGATTACGCCAAATGGTACAGACTATTCGAATGTAACAGTGCGCAAACTCGAAAAAGAAGACTATGAGCAAATAACAGACATATATCGCGAAGTTTTTGTAACTTATCCATTTCCGATCAATAATCCGGAGTACGTGCTAAAAACATTTCAGGATGGAACGCAGTATTTCGGAGCTGAATCGAAAGGGAAACTGGTAGCTCTGGCATCGGCCGAAGTTGACGAAGAAGGCAAAAATGCCGAAATGACCGACTTTGCCACCCTACCCGATCAGCGTGGTAAAAACCTGTCGGTGCTGTTATTAAGTGCACTCGAGAAGTCGATGAAAGAACAGGGAATTACAACCTTGTACACAATGGCCCGGCTAAATTCGATAGGAATGACAAAAACCTTTCTGAAGATGGATTATTGTTATTCGGGAACATTGATAAAGAACACGCACATTGCCGGAAAAATTGAAAGTTTAAACATACTATATAAACATATCTGA
- a CDS encoding sodium:solute symporter family protein, protein MGWIDLSIFCVYLTSMLGVGVYFLRKNKNTDDYFVGGRKLSSIHIGLSVVATDVGGGFSIGLGGLGFTMGLSGSWLLFTGLLGAWLSGVLLIPKVSGLARRKGFLSFPQFLEHVFDKRVALIAGLISAIGYLGFTSSQILAGAKLASSTFDELSIDNALLIMGTIAIVYTVLGGLKAVIYTDTIQWIILMAGLIFVGLPFAYTSIGGYEAIAATLPAEFLSLRNVSWQQIVNWMFTIIPIWFIGMTLYQRIYAAKNTQTAQRGWFIAGLFEYPLMAFIGVVLGMFARVAMENHLLPGYNAANLDAEMGLPVLLKTILPVGFLGIVLSAYFSAIMSTADSCLMAASGNLLTDVFRLHNGRRSLLLSQLLTLIIGSIALLLALKMTSVLDLMLHSYSFMVSGMIIPVLAALFSKNPNKVAALLSMLTGGSLTLFLILSGLKLPLELDANIFGIGGSLLVYVLVASVKKEKTLRIKV, encoded by the coding sequence ATGGGGTGGATTGATCTCTCTATTTTTTGCGTTTACCTTACGTCAATGCTTGGTGTAGGTGTTTATTTTCTGCGCAAGAACAAAAATACAGACGACTATTTTGTTGGAGGACGTAAACTCAGTAGTATTCACATTGGCTTATCGGTGGTAGCTACCGATGTTGGCGGAGGTTTTTCCATCGGTCTGGGCGGCCTGGGATTTACCATGGGTTTATCGGGCAGCTGGCTACTGTTTACCGGGTTGCTTGGTGCCTGGCTTAGCGGTGTTTTGCTCATTCCAAAAGTTTCGGGGCTGGCACGCCGGAAAGGATTTCTGTCTTTTCCGCAGTTCCTCGAGCATGTTTTCGATAAAAGAGTAGCCCTCATTGCCGGATTAATTTCGGCTATCGGATACTTGGGATTTACCAGTTCGCAAATTCTGGCAGGCGCCAAACTGGCATCTTCTACTTTCGACGAGCTTAGCATCGACAACGCCTTGTTAATAATGGGAACAATCGCCATTGTTTACACCGTTCTGGGTGGTTTAAAAGCGGTTATTTACACCGATACTATCCAATGGATCATTCTTATGGCCGGGCTGATATTTGTTGGCCTGCCTTTCGCATATACCAGTATTGGAGGCTACGAAGCCATTGCAGCAACACTACCGGCAGAGTTTTTATCGCTGCGCAATGTAAGCTGGCAGCAAATTGTTAACTGGATGTTTACCATTATCCCAATATGGTTTATCGGGATGACACTCTATCAGCGAATTTACGCAGCAAAAAATACACAAACGGCACAACGCGGCTGGTTTATTGCCGGACTGTTTGAATACCCGTTAATGGCATTTATCGGAGTCGTTTTAGGCATGTTTGCACGTGTGGCAATGGAGAATCATTTGCTACCAGGCTACAACGCTGCGAACCTCGATGCAGAAATGGGACTTCCGGTATTGCTGAAGACAATACTTCCGGTAGGTTTTCTGGGAATTGTATTGTCGGCCTACTTTTCGGCTATCATGTCAACTGCCGACAGCTGTTTAATGGCTGCATCGGGCAACTTGTTAACGGATGTATTTCGCCTGCACAATGGAAGAAGAAGCTTACTTCTTTCGCAGTTGTTAACCTTAATAATTGGATCAATCGCCTTGTTGCTGGCTTTAAAAATGACCAGCGTTCTGGATCTAATGCTCCACTCCTACTCGTTTATGGTTTCAGGAATGATCATCCCGGTGCTGGCCGCTTTATTTTCTAAAAATCCGAATAAAGTTGCAGCACTGTTATCCATGCTTACCGGAGGCTCATTAACGTTGTTTCTTATCCTGTCGGGATTAAAACTTCCGCTGGAACTGGATGCCAATATCTTTGGAATTGGAGGTTCGCTATTGGTTTATGTCCTTGTTGCATCAGTAAAAAAAGAAAAGACATTAAGGATAAAAGTTTAG
- the garR gene encoding 2-hydroxy-3-oxopropionate reductase codes for MYNTKTKIGFIGLGVMGKPMSLNLIKAGYSLMVFDINQDSVNEVVSRGAEQGNSPCHIGESCEIIITMLPNSPQVETVIAGANGVLEGAKPGSVIIDMSSISPITATKISAIAAEKGVEMIDAPVSGGEPKAIDGTLSIMAGGKEEVFESVKEILLSMGASAILIGEIGSGNICKLANQIMVALHLAAMSEAMVFAEKAGVDAEKVFQAIRGGLAGSTVLDAKIPLILDRNFKPGGPIRMHTKDLLNVRDTALEIDAPIPLTTQVMEFMKALKADGKQEDDHGGIIQYWEKLAHVEVKKK; via the coding sequence ATGTATAACACAAAAACGAAAATCGGATTTATTGGCCTTGGAGTAATGGGTAAACCAATGAGTCTAAATCTTATTAAGGCCGGTTATTCATTAATGGTCTTTGACATCAACCAGGATTCAGTAAATGAAGTAGTTTCGCGTGGGGCCGAACAAGGCAACTCACCTTGCCACATTGGTGAGAGCTGCGAAATAATAATCACCATGCTTCCAAACTCACCCCAGGTAGAAACAGTAATTGCCGGGGCAAATGGTGTTCTGGAAGGAGCTAAACCGGGTTCTGTCATTATTGACATGAGTTCCATTTCGCCGATTACTGCAACAAAAATTTCGGCAATTGCAGCCGAAAAGGGAGTTGAAATGATTGATGCCCCCGTTAGTGGCGGAGAGCCCAAAGCAATAGACGGCACCTTGTCAATTATGGCTGGTGGAAAAGAAGAGGTATTTGAATCAGTAAAAGAAATCCTTTTATCGATGGGAGCTTCGGCAATTCTGATTGGAGAAATTGGAAGTGGAAATATTTGTAAACTTGCCAACCAGATTATGGTCGCACTACATTTAGCAGCGATGTCGGAAGCCATGGTTTTTGCTGAAAAAGCGGGAGTAGATGCTGAAAAAGTATTTCAAGCAATTCGTGGAGGTTTGGCTGGCAGCACTGTATTGGATGCCAAAATTCCATTAATTCTTGATCGTAATTTTAAACCAGGCGGCCCCATCCGAATGCATACAAAAGATCTTCTAAATGTTCGGGATACTGCACTCGAAATTGATGCGCCCATTCCATTAACTACGCAGGTTATGGAATTTATGAAAGCTTTAAAAGCAGACGGAAAACAGGAAGATGATCACGGTGGAATTATCCAGTATTGGGAGAAACTTGCACATGTAGAAGTGAAAAAGAAATAA
- a CDS encoding GntP family permease, with protein MLLIILLLVSVLFIVISTTKFKLHPFIALLLAAIGFGLFSGMPLPEIVKSVNNGFGTTIGYIGIVIVAGCIIGTFLEESGGAYIMAQKLMKLVGEKHVPLAMVILGYFVSIPVYADSGFVVLSPLNKALSKKAKISLAGPAIALGLGLTITHCLIPPTPGPIAAAGILEADIGLVIIVGGVVSLFAVIAAWIFATKFASKVFIDPNPDKSEEEIIEQVKEAPSAVKAFIPIVIPLLLIVLKSLSDFPTNPLGTGFIKTLFGFIGEPVIALIIGVFFAFQLPKKFERSMLSTTGWVGKALLSSAVIILITGAGGAFGMVLRNSGIADILGSSLSEINLSIWLPFIIAASLKSAQGSSTVAVITTASIMAPLMLILGFDSPLEKALVISAIGAGSMVVSQLNDSFFWVVTQFSNMNVKTGLKLHTLGTLVCGSTSMLVVWMIHLLFC; from the coding sequence ATGCTGTTAATCATCTTATTACTAGTTAGTGTTTTATTTATAGTTATCTCAACAACTAAATTCAAATTGCATCCTTTTATTGCTTTGTTATTGGCGGCTATAGGATTCGGATTGTTTTCAGGTATGCCTTTGCCAGAGATTGTTAAATCGGTAAATAACGGGTTTGGAACGACCATCGGGTACATTGGAATTGTAATTGTAGCCGGCTGCATAATTGGTACTTTTCTGGAAGAATCTGGCGGTGCATATATTATGGCACAGAAACTAATGAAACTGGTGGGCGAGAAACATGTTCCGCTGGCGATGGTAATTCTTGGTTATTTTGTTTCCATCCCTGTTTATGCCGATTCGGGCTTTGTAGTATTATCGCCATTAAACAAAGCACTTTCGAAAAAAGCAAAAATTTCGTTGGCAGGTCCTGCAATTGCTCTCGGACTTGGCCTTACTATAACTCATTGCCTGATACCTCCAACGCCCGGGCCAATTGCAGCAGCAGGGATTTTAGAGGCCGATATCGGATTGGTAATTATTGTAGGAGGTGTGGTTAGTTTATTTGCCGTTATTGCTGCCTGGATATTTGCAACCAAATTTGCGTCAAAAGTGTTTATCGACCCCAATCCTGATAAAAGTGAAGAGGAAATAATTGAACAAGTAAAAGAAGCTCCATCTGCGGTTAAGGCTTTTATTCCGATTGTAATACCGCTATTATTAATTGTTTTGAAGTCTCTGTCTGATTTTCCAACCAATCCTCTCGGAACAGGATTTATTAAGACCTTATTTGGTTTTATAGGAGAGCCGGTAATCGCTTTAATAATTGGGGTATTTTTTGCTTTTCAGTTACCAAAAAAGTTCGAGCGTTCTATGCTTTCAACAACAGGTTGGGTGGGCAAAGCCTTGTTGTCTTCTGCCGTAATAATACTTATTACAGGAGCAGGGGGAGCATTCGGAATGGTTTTACGAAACTCGGGAATAGCCGATATTTTGGGCAGTTCATTATCTGAGATTAACCTTAGTATATGGTTGCCGTTTATAATAGCGGCCTCGTTAAAAAGTGCTCAGGGATCATCAACAGTTGCCGTTATTACAACTGCATCAATTATGGCTCCTCTTATGCTTATTTTAGGATTTGATTCGCCATTGGAAAAAGCCCTTGTAATTTCAGCAATTGGTGCAGGTTCAATGGTAGTATCGCAATTAAACGACAGTTTTTTTTGGGTGGTGACACAATTTTCGAATATGAACGTTAAAACCGGATTAAAACTACATACCTTAGGAACCCTGGTGTGTGGATCTACTTCGATGCTCGTGGTTTGGATGATTCATTTATTGTTTTGTTAG
- the dhaL gene encoding dihydroxyacetone kinase subunit DhaL, which yields MKTFTNKEGALIIEKMILVINENKQYLSDIDGLIGDGDHGINMNKGFQMCKEELDNNPGDLAHAAKTLSKILMMKIGGSMGPLYGKLYRGFAKELTGKEQIGIQEMGAALEGMLSSIQSISPAKPGDKTLMDTLVPAVEAYKKAQAEGKAFDTALDEMKAAAIVGRDSTKDMLAQLGRASRLGERSRGVLDAGATSCCLLLETLADTTKELLK from the coding sequence ATGAAAACATTCACGAATAAAGAGGGCGCCCTGATCATTGAAAAAATGATTTTGGTGATCAATGAGAACAAGCAATACCTCAGCGACATCGATGGTCTGATAGGCGATGGAGACCATGGTATCAACATGAACAAAGGATTTCAGATGTGTAAAGAGGAACTGGATAATAATCCAGGTGATTTGGCGCATGCTGCAAAAACCCTTTCAAAAATATTAATGATGAAAATCGGAGGTTCTATGGGGCCGCTTTACGGAAAACTGTATCGTGGTTTTGCCAAAGAACTCACCGGGAAAGAACAAATCGGTATCCAGGAAATGGGTGCAGCTTTGGAGGGAATGTTAAGCTCAATTCAGAGCATATCGCCGGCTAAGCCAGGTGATAAAACATTGATGGATACGCTGGTACCTGCTGTTGAAGCCTACAAAAAAGCTCAGGCAGAGGGAAAAGCATTCGACACGGCATTGGATGAAATGAAAGCGGCAGCCATTGTTGGACGCGATTCAACCAAGGATATGCTTGCTCAACTGGGGCGTGCCAGTCGTTTGGGAGAGCGCTCACGTGGCGTGTTGGATGCCGGTGCAACTTCGTGCTGTTTGCTGCTCGAAACACTGGCCGATACCACAAAAGAATTATTGAAATAG
- a CDS encoding dihydroxyacetone kinase subunit DhaK → MQKFINDPSKVVDEMLEAYVKVHSDLVRPTGNDRVIKYKDAPIEGKVGIVTGGGSGHKPAFIGYVGRNMVDAVACGEIFSSPPAQMFYDAIKAADGGKGVALLYGNYAGDNMNVAMAMDEAEDDDIEVKKVVANDDVPSAPKGQEAKRRGVAGEILMWKVGGAKAAMGASLDEVIAVAQKAIDNTRSMGIGLAPCAIPEVGHPNFKIEEGTMEVGIGHHGEPGIEVCKLEPSAKIAQRFCDVILPDLPFNSGDEVVVLISGLGSTPVMEQYIVFNDVEKILAEKGIKIYLSYVGNYFTSLEMAGVTCTLMKLDDELKECMDYECDSVGMRQFQR, encoded by the coding sequence ATGCAAAAGTTTATCAACGACCCGTCAAAAGTAGTGGACGAAATGCTGGAAGCGTATGTGAAAGTGCATTCCGATTTGGTTCGACCAACCGGGAACGACCGGGTAATTAAATACAAAGATGCACCCATTGAAGGCAAAGTAGGAATTGTTACCGGAGGAGGATCGGGGCACAAACCTGCATTTATTGGTTATGTGGGGCGAAATATGGTTGATGCCGTTGCCTGTGGTGAAATATTTTCGTCGCCTCCTGCACAAATGTTTTATGATGCCATTAAAGCTGCTGATGGAGGAAAAGGAGTAGCGCTGTTATATGGGAATTATGCCGGCGATAATATGAATGTGGCCATGGCTATGGATGAAGCTGAGGACGATGATATTGAGGTTAAAAAAGTAGTCGCCAACGATGATGTACCATCGGCTCCGAAAGGTCAGGAAGCAAAGCGCAGAGGTGTAGCCGGCGAAATTCTGATGTGGAAAGTTGGTGGAGCAAAAGCAGCAATGGGAGCTTCATTGGATGAAGTGATCGCAGTTGCACAAAAAGCAATTGATAATACCAGAAGCATGGGAATAGGATTAGCACCATGTGCCATTCCCGAAGTGGGACACCCCAATTTTAAGATTGAAGAAGGGACAATGGAAGTAGGTATTGGGCATCATGGCGAACCGGGTATCGAAGTTTGTAAATTGGAACCTTCAGCAAAAATAGCACAGCGTTTTTGCGATGTAATCCTACCCGATCTTCCTTTTAACAGTGGCGATGAAGTTGTTGTTTTAATTTCAGGTTTGGGTTCAACTCCGGTAATGGAGCAGTACATTGTTTTTAACGATGTTGAAAAAATATTGGCAGAAAAGGGAATAAAAATATATCTGTCATACGTGGGCAACTATTTTACATCGCTTGAAATGGCCGGTGTTACCTGTACATTAATGAAACTGGATGACGAGCTGAAGGAATGTATGGATTATGAATGCGACTCGGTTGGCATGCGTCAGTTCCAACGATAA
- a CDS encoding RpiB/LacA/LacB family sugar-phosphate isomerase encodes MKICIDCDDAAVNLKKVLFEHLKNKGVDITDLNYSEGKENAMYPEIGFNLAKEVAAGNYDRGISICGTGLGMAMIANKVEGVFAGTCHDVFSAERLRKSNDAQIITMGERVIGPELAKTIIDAWLVSEFAGGGSTPKVAQMRELEKKSFHPKV; translated from the coding sequence ATGAAAATATGTATCGACTGCGATGATGCAGCAGTAAACCTGAAAAAAGTACTTTTCGAGCATCTAAAAAATAAAGGTGTCGATATCACCGATTTGAATTATTCGGAAGGCAAAGAAAATGCCATGTATCCTGAGATTGGTTTTAACCTGGCAAAAGAAGTTGCTGCCGGAAATTACGACCGCGGGATTAGCATTTGTGGAACCGGATTGGGCATGGCTATGATTGCCAATAAAGTAGAAGGCGTATTCGCCGGAACATGCCACGATGTTTTTTCAGCCGAAAGATTGCGTAAAAGTAACGATGCCCAGATTATTACAATGGGTGAAAGGGTGATCGGCCCTGAACTGGCTAAAACCATAATCGATGCATGGCTGGTTTCTGAGTTTGCCGGTGGAGGTTCAACGCCCAAAGTGGCACAAATGCGCGAGCTGGAAAAAAAATCATTTCATCCAAAAGTGTAG
- a CDS encoding cupin domain-containing protein, whose amino-acid sequence MKKLEKSKIHILIEIIEYVPNSVVSKTIIKKNTGNISVLAIDKGESLAEKISPFDTFIQIIEGTAEIVIDDQPNIIQTGQGIIIPAHASNIVKANSRFKMISTVIKSGYEGNIL is encoded by the coding sequence ATGAAGAAACTTGAAAAATCTAAAATTCACATCCTCATCGAGATTATTGAGTATGTACCCAATTCGGTGGTTAGCAAAACCATTATTAAAAAAAACACCGGAAATATTAGTGTTTTGGCCATCGATAAGGGCGAATCGCTAGCCGAAAAAATTTCCCCCTTCGACACCTTTATTCAAATTATAGAAGGAACAGCTGAAATTGTTATTGATGATCAGCCAAACATTATTCAAACGGGGCAAGGTATAATTATACCGGCGCACGCATCAAATATTGTTAAAGCAAACAGTCGGTTTAAAATGATCTCAACCGTAATCAAGAGCGGGTACGAAGGAAATATATTATAG
- a CDS encoding AraC family transcriptional regulator, which translates to MKLYIKNMVCIRCQMVVKTELEKLGLQYVNVRIGEADIIGNVQPEQLEQLKADLKKAGLVLMDNKKSVLVEKIKSAIIELVHYTEDQIKVNLSDYLSEKLNYDYTYLANLFSEVKGITIEKFYLTHKIERVKELIVYDELNLSEIAFKMHYSSVAHLSNQFKKYTGLTPTHFKKLKNKRRDTLEDV; encoded by the coding sequence TTGAAATTATACATTAAAAATATGGTTTGTATTCGCTGCCAAATGGTGGTGAAAACCGAACTCGAGAAACTTGGTCTGCAATATGTTAATGTCAGGATTGGAGAAGCCGATATAATCGGAAATGTTCAGCCGGAACAACTGGAGCAGTTAAAAGCAGATTTGAAAAAAGCCGGATTGGTTTTAATGGACAATAAAAAAAGTGTACTAGTTGAGAAGATAAAAAGTGCCATTATCGAATTGGTTCACTATACCGAAGATCAAATCAAGGTAAATCTTTCGGACTACCTCAGCGAGAAACTCAATTACGATTATACTTACCTTGCCAACCTTTTTTCGGAAGTGAAAGGCATTACCATTGAGAAATTTTACCTGACGCACAAAATTGAAAGGGTAAAAGAACTAATTGTTTATGATGAGCTGAATCTTTCAGAAATCGCTTTCAAAATGCACTACAGTAGTGTCGCTCATCTTTCAAATCAGTTTAAAAAATACACCGGCCTCACACCTACACATTTCAAAAAGCTCAAGAATAAGCGGCGCGACACACTCGAAGATGTGTGA
- a CDS encoding thiamine-binding protein yields the protein MSWKTNKINVAIQVLPEADGKVKYELVDKAIETIQKSGYRYQVCPFETVVECGFHEFPALLESIHAACGEAGTQRMITNMKLQVNFEKNVTIEDKMEKYS from the coding sequence ATGAGTTGGAAGACGAATAAGATAAATGTGGCTATTCAGGTATTGCCTGAAGCCGATGGGAAAGTAAAATACGAATTGGTAGACAAAGCAATTGAAACCATTCAGAAATCGGGATACCGATACCAGGTGTGCCCGTTTGAGACAGTGGTGGAGTGTGGATTTCATGAATTTCCGGCTTTGCTGGAAAGTATTCATGCAGCGTGTGGCGAGGCAGGAACACAACGAATGATCACCAATATGAAACTTCAGGTGAATTTTGAAAAGAATGTGACCATTGAAGATAAAATGGAAAAATACTCGTAA
- the feoB gene encoding ferrous iron transport protein B, translating into MKLSEARNNEPVVITKVLGHGSFRKRITEMGFIRGNEVRAIKDSPFKGPSEYKILNYNITLRKSEADQIEVIPASEFKKTSTDTYEGTIDRNIDLIDHSARTKTINIALVGNPNCGKTTLFNFISGSKEKVGNYSGVTVDVHKATFKSGDYTFNFYDLPGTYSLTAYSKEEIFVRKFIYEQTPDIVINVLDSTNLERSLFLTTQLIDMDLRVIMALNMFDELEKNKLKLDKEELSKLVGIPLIPTVSSKGLGLDNLIEKVIEVFEGRDNFSRHIHINYGKELEKSIRTIRQKIKEDKPITDKISSRFLAIKLLEKDNQVIELLSKYSNFDEIQEVTLKEIKKIELLENDDSETVIANAKYSFITGALRETYSNKHKEKKTQSEKIDSVLTNRYLGFPIFTALLFFIFWTTFRLGAYPMDWIDAGVVALGNFVGNIIPNGMLNDLLVDGIIGGAGSVLVFLPNILILFFFISLLEGSGYMARAAFIMDNIMHRFGLHGRSFIPMIMGFGCNVPAILATRSMRSRGDRILTMLIIPFMSCSARLPVYILIISAFFQKYEAWVLIGIYAVGILFAFITAQVLNKTVFKNKETPFVMELPTYRLPTFRNVVYHMWDKTQHYLKKIGTIILLGVIIIWALEYFPRKTENTAGFEQQIEQITSSEIPEIQKEERIAEVNHSMESDRLINSYLGRTGKLIQPIMNPLGFDWKMSIAVVAGLPAKEIVVSTMGVLYQSQDNETTINLQQKLQNEVHQLGKHKGQEVFTTPAALAFIIFILLYFPCIGVVASIKNESGSWKWAAFSVFYTTALAWIAAFVTYNIGMLFI; encoded by the coding sequence GTGAAATTAAGCGAAGCAAGAAATAATGAGCCGGTGGTTATCACCAAAGTTTTAGGTCATGGTTCGTTTCGGAAGAGGATTACTGAAATGGGATTTATTCGTGGCAACGAAGTTCGGGCCATAAAAGATTCACCATTTAAAGGTCCCAGTGAATACAAAATTCTGAACTATAATATTACGCTGCGGAAATCGGAAGCCGATCAGATTGAGGTTATTCCTGCCTCCGAGTTCAAAAAAACATCTACCGATACATACGAGGGCACAATCGATCGGAATATCGATCTTATCGACCACTCGGCGCGTACAAAAACAATCAATATCGCATTGGTAGGTAACCCCAACTGCGGAAAAACCACGCTGTTTAATTTTATCTCCGGTTCGAAAGAAAAAGTTGGAAACTACAGTGGTGTTACGGTTGATGTTCACAAAGCCACTTTTAAAAGCGGCGATTATACCTTCAACTTTTACGACCTGCCCGGTACTTACAGCTTAACGGCCTATTCAAAAGAAGAAATATTTGTAAGGAAGTTTATTTACGAACAAACTCCCGATATTGTAATTAACGTTCTGGATTCGACCAACCTGGAGCGAAGCCTGTTTCTTACCACACAATTAATCGACATGGATTTAAGGGTTATAATGGCCCTGAATATGTTCGACGAGCTGGAAAAGAACAAGCTAAAACTGGACAAGGAAGAATTATCGAAACTGGTTGGAATTCCACTCATCCCTACTGTTAGCTCGAAAGGACTTGGATTGGATAACTTAATTGAAAAAGTGATCGAAGTTTTTGAGGGCCGCGACAACTTTTCGCGCCATATCCATATCAATTATGGAAAAGAGCTTGAAAAGTCGATCCGCACCATTCGTCAGAAAATAAAAGAAGATAAACCGATCACCGATAAGATTTCGTCGCGTTTTCTGGCCATTAAACTACTCGAAAAAGACAACCAGGTAATCGAGCTGCTTTCGAAATACTCCAATTTCGACGAAATACAGGAAGTTACTCTAAAAGAAATAAAGAAAATAGAACTGCTTGAAAATGACGATAGCGAAACGGTTATTGCCAATGCCAAGTACAGTTTTATAACCGGTGCTTTACGCGAAACGTACAGCAACAAACACAAAGAAAAGAAAACCCAATCGGAGAAAATAGATAGCGTACTAACGAACCGCTACCTTGGATTTCCAATATTTACCGCACTGCTGTTCTTTATCTTCTGGACTACCTTTAGGCTGGGAGCTTACCCAATGGATTGGATTGATGCGGGCGTAGTGGCATTGGGCAACTTTGTGGGCAATATAATCCCCAACGGAATGCTGAACGACCTGCTGGTTGACGGCATAATTGGTGGCGCCGGAAGTGTTCTGGTGTTTTTGCCTAACATTCTTATCCTGTTCTTTTTTATATCGCTGCTCGAAGGTTCGGGGTATATGGCGCGTGCGGCCTTTATAATGGACAATATCATGCACCGCTTTGGCTTGCACGGCCGTTCATTCATTCCAATGATCATGGGATTTGGATGCAACGTTCCGGCCATATTGGCAACACGTTCCATGCGAAGTCGCGGCGACCGGATTCTTACCATGCTTATCATTCCGTTTATGTCGTGTAGTGCGCGGCTACCGGTTTATATCCTTATTATTTCAGCCTTTTTCCAGAAGTACGAGGCCTGGGTATTAATCGGAATTTACGCGGTTGGAATTCTCTTTGCGTTTATTACAGCGCAGGTTCTCAATAAAACGGTTTTTAAGAATAAAGAAACACCGTTTGTGATGGAGCTCCCTACCTACCGTCTACCTACTTTCAGGAATGTGGTGTACCATATGTGGGACAAAACGCAACATTACCTGAAAAAGATCGGGACCATTATTTTGTTGGGTGTTATTATAATTTGGGCGCTGGAATATTTCCCGCGAAAAACGGAGAATACTGCCGGTTTTGAACAACAAATTGAGCAGATAACAAGCTCGGAAATACCCGAAATACAAAAAGAAGAACGCATTGCGGAGGTGAACCATTCCATGGAATCCGACCGGTTGATCAACTCCTACCTTGGACGAACAGGAAAACTCATTCAGCCGATTATGAATCCGCTGGGTTTCGATTGGAAAATGAGTATTGCCGTGGTAGCCGGTCTGCCGGCAAAAGAAATTGTGGTGAGTACCATGGGGGTGCTTTACCAGTCGCAGGATAACGAAACAACCATCAACCTGCAGCAAAAATTACAAAACGAAGTTCACCAGTTAGGCAAGCATAAAGGACAGGAGGTATTTACCACACCTGCTGCGCTGGCATTTATTATCTTTATTCTGCTCTATTTCCCGTGTATTGGTGTTGTGGCAAGCATTAAAAACGAATCGGGCTCGTGGAAATGGGCCGCGTTTTCGGTATTTTACACCACGGCGCTGGCATGGATAGCCGCGTTTGTAACGTATAATATAGGCATGTTATTCATATAA